The genome window AGCCGCTTCGGTATGAATAAAATGCAATTCGAAAAACAGATAGGCTTGCGGGGCGAACAAGAAAATAAGGCGGGGGATACCGTAAAAGAAGTGCAGCGTCGCATTACCGTAACACAGGCGCTGAGACAGGCTCAGGCCCTTGCCCAGCAACGGATTGTCCGAGCGGAATATTTGCACCATGCCGCGCGCCCAGCGGATGCGTTGCCCGACATGGGCCGAAAGGCTTTCCGTGGCCAGTCCCGCCGCCAGCGGGATGTTCAGGTAAATGCTCTCGTAGCCGCGCCGGTGCAGTTTCAGCGCGGTATGCGCGTCTTCGGTCACGGTTTCGACGGCGATGCCGCCGATTTCCTCCAGCGGCGCGCGTTTCAGGATCGCGCAGGAGCCGCAGAAGAACGCAGCGTTCCACAGGTCGTTGCCGTCCTGGATCAGACGGTTGAACAGATAGCCTTCGTTAGGCACCTGACGGAAGGTGTTCAGGTTGCGCTCGAACGGGTCGGCGGAAAAAAAATGGTGGGGCGTTTGCAGCAAGGCGCGGCGCGGATGCCCGATCAGCCAGCCCATGCTTACTTGTAAAAACGAGCGTGTCGGAATATGATCGCAATCGAATATGGCGATATATTCGCCCTGAGTCAACGTCAGCGCATGATTAAGATTCCCCGCTTTCGCATGGGCGTTATTGGAGCGGGTGATATAACCGACGCCGGTTTGTTCGGAAAAATGGCGAAACTCGTCCCGTTTTCCATCATCCAGCACATAAACCCTGATTTTTCCGGCGGGCCAGTCGATACCCTGCGCCGCATAAACGGTCGTTCTGACCACATCGAGCGGTTCGTTGTAAGTCGGGATAAAAATGTCGACGCTGGGCCAGCTATCGATATTTACCGGCATCGGGAGGGGCGGGCGGCGTAACGGCCTGACCGATTGCAGGAAGCTGAGCAGCGTGATCAGCCAGGTGTAGGCTTCAGCGAACAGCAGCAGTACGCCAAAAACACGGTCGCCCCAGGTATTGAGCTCCATGGTTTGCGACACGCGCCATATTGCGTAGCGCAGCGTGGCGAGTTCGGCCAGCATTACCAGGATCACGGTCGGCAACACGCCCGGCGCATCCTTTATCAGCAGCGCAAAGCCCCATGTAGCCAAAAAAAACAGCAATTGCTGTGTCCGGTCGAGCGGCGTGGTGATGACCACAGTGGTGAAAACAACAGCGCTCGTCAATAGAGCCGCTTTCAGTAACGGCGGACTCGAAAACGCTGTATTGTCGAGCTTTTCCAGCGTATCGGCGATTTGCCGGTCGGTCGGCAGCGGCAGGCGGCTTATCAGCGTTTGGAGCCACTGCCGTATTTTTGCCATGACATTGCTGCCCGCTTCTTCAGGGCCGGGCAGAACAAACAAGCGGAGTAGCCACTCTTCAGGGGCGGCAAGATTGCTCACCCCCAGTTCCTGCCCGAGCCGGCACAGCATGCGGGGCAGACGCCGTGTTAGAGAAGGGGCGGGTTTTTGCTGAGGAGGGAGGATAAAAATCCGTAACAGCCATAGGTCCGGCCGGCCGGGCTTATCGACCCCAAGTTGCAGGGCAAGCGAGTATAACAGCCGGTGCGGATTCATGCTTCGAGCCGGAAATTGCATGGGTACGTCGGATACCGTCGCCGCACTGCGCATGTGAGTTTTTGTTCAAACATCAGGTTTTATTGACGTAATCAATGGCTTGTTTTCGGGTCAAAAGAAAAAGCCGTCGTTGAGGCATAAGTTATAAGCGCAGTCCCTGACGGCATGACGCCAACTTGTCGACTTATCGTTCACGTTACCGTGCCAATCGCCGAGCGAATACCTAAGCCCTTCCCGTGAGGCGCAGGCGTTGGCATGATAGGGAAGACGCTGGCCGCGCATGACCGGTTACGCCGCGAAAACCCGGACGTTGACAAGCGAGTCGCTGATTTTCCCGGAACCGCAAAACGCTCAATGCGCAGGCTGCGCCAACAGCCAATCGGCGAGTCCCTGCAAATCGTGGCTGGCCTGGCTGTGGGGAGCGTAATCCGCTACACACTGATTGCTTGCCATGGCTTCGGGAATCGCTTCATCCTGGTGTATGGCGTAGCGCAGCATTTTACTCTTCAGGCGAACGCGCAGTATGCCGATGATATCGTCAGAGAGCAGTTTGGCGCTGTTAACCTTGTTTAAAACATGGAACAACCCGGGCGCATGCTCCGGCTCGGCGCTAAAACGCCGCTCGTAGTGCGCATGCATGACCGCTATATCTTCGAAACAGCCTGGTTGAGCCGTGATCACATGGAGTATCAGGTCTGCCGCCGCCAGCGCGCAGTCGAAGCAAAGAGACGGCGCGCGCTGCGTGTCGATTAACACGATGCAGCCGGAGGGCGGGGACAGGTCCAGCAGGAAATCGCGAACGCCGCGGCTTTCGATGACCGATAATTTTTCATGCGTCCGGTGCGTATTAACGCCATGACCAAAATGCAGCAGGTTGACATGGTCTGCATTGCGTTGCGCAGCATGATGCCATGTCTGATCGGCGGATAGATCAACAATGCCTGTCGGGTTACGAACGGTTAATCCCAGGTAGAGGCCGAGCCGGTTCGATGGGTCGAGTTCAACGGCCAGAACCGGCTGCTCCCGCCGGGTTAACAGTGAGGCTAAATTGGCGGTCAGGCTGGTTTTTCCTGTCCCTCCGCTGGCCGAGACGATAGCGACGACGAACATGTTATCCGTTTATGCCTGCTTTGGTGTAGGGACGCACAAAAACGCCGCTTCCGTTTCTGCGCATGAGTTTTCTTATCATGCGCCGCAAGCGCGCTCTTCCTATTCGGTGATGCATGTAAGCGATAATGCCGCCCAGCAGCAGGCCCAGCATGAAATGCCAGATAAACTGATTAATAAGGTCTTCGACGCGCATCGCGATATGACTGTTTCGATGAAAATTTATGAGACGTTGTTGTAAGTGTATAGCTCGGATGTGTAATCGACCAAATGCGTTTGCGCCGCCAGTTTCCTGAGCCGCTGGATGCTGGCGTTGATGTCCTCGCTGTTGGTCATGCGCGTTTCATGGAGAAACAGATCGTTGATGCTTACATTTAAGGAACGCTCCAGCGCGGTGTCTATATCCGGCTCCCGGCAGGCGAAGAAAAAAATAAACAGACTGGCGTTGTCGGCGGTCATGACATCGCCTTTACGTTTGGGATGGTAGGCCAATAGCGCATCAATGTGCGATCTTCCCGGCAGCAGGTCGAGACTGATCAGCGCATGTTGTATGTTAATATCGTGGGTGCGGTCCAACGTGGTTTGCACGAAATCGCAAAATTTTTGCGGCCGCAAATAACCGTTGACCTCAACCGGTATGGATTCACTCAACAAGTCTTCATAGGACATTACCGCCTTTTTCCCAAAACATTGTCCTTTCAGTGAATCGATACACCATAACAAATGCGAAAAACTTTCGTAGTTGTGCACGATCAGATTAGCGCCCAGCTGCATGAGCGCCATGTTCTGGTTATAGCGCAAGCGTTTGTTTTTTTCGCGGATAACGATTTTCAGGCCTCTACCCGCTGTTTCCCTTATCAGATGGGTTGTTTCGGCTAAAGTGGCGAATTTGACCGAGTTGGAGTAAGGCAGTATAACCGTGGCGGCGACGGCATGCTGAACCGCCTGCAGCAGGTCGGAAAAGCGCTCGTAGCGCTGCCATTCGGGCGGAACGCTTTTTTCGTTGAAAAGCGCGTCCACGGTGGTCAGCACCTGATCCTCATCCGGCGCATACAGCAGCTGTTGCGCCAGCGCGTCCATGGCGGAACCGTCCGCGCTTAACGACTGCTGTTCCTCGTTATAGCTGACGCCATAGCTTCTTGCTTCGACACGGCTGCCTCCGGGGGTGTTCCAGTGGTCGATTCTCCAGTTGAGCCGGAGCATATCCGCATCCAGTTCCGCCACGCCGTCCAGACAATTGCATTGTACGCGTATGGCGCCGGCGCCGGGGGATTCGAAATGCAGCTTATGAAAGACAAACAGACCGCTGTGTTTCCATTCGCGCACCCAGGCGCGAAAAATCAGGCCTTGCCGCCGCACCAGTTTCAGATCATTCCATGAAAACAAACCTTCCGCTTCGTCCATGATAATCAGCGATCCTGCCGGGATGCCGGTGTCGTCGAGTTCTTCCAGCAGTTTGTTCAGGCTGTATTTTTTAAGCAGTTCCTGGTAGTCGCCCGTGCTTTCCAGCACCAGGGGTTTACCATGCGATAAGGTTTCCGCTATGCCGGGCGCCATTTTTTCGATCAAACCGGCCCAAATCTCGGGCCGGCTGGAAATGACGACCGCGCGCACGCCTTCCCGCCAGGCGCGCGCTATCGTTCCGGCAGTAAGCGTTTCTCGAATGTTGCGGTTACGCACGCAAATACCGTACAGTTGTCCGGGATAAATGGTGGAAACCGATTCAGGTAAACAATCTATGCCTATGTTAAGCGTAGCGTGTTTGCGCTTGGCAATCGAAAATTTCATGACTCCTTGCTGTCGATTCTGTCTTCGAGGGGGGGCATGGCATGGTCTTTTTCGTTGCCGCCCAGTAATAGTTCGAACAAAGACCAGCGTTTTATCGCCTTTTTGGCGTTTTCCGCTTCAATGATTTCCTGGTAACCCAGTTCGCAGTCGAATTCCATATTGGCCAGCATATTGGCTACGTCGTCCGGGTCGGATGTCTTGTTGACAGTCATTGCAGGTTTTCCGGTCTCTTAGTAACGATAATACGGTACTGGCGGTTCGGGCGGGTATGGAATCTTTTCCGTGCGCTCATCGAACGAATAACGGAAATAGAGGCCATAATAGTTAGGCGTATAGAATGGGGAACGCGCGATCTCGGCGCGTCCGCCCACGAACCAGTTCGGCGCGACCTGGTATTCCAGTACGCTGCGCAACCCCCAACTGACTGCCGGAGACAGGCCGGAACTGCCCGTATATGTTGGGGTCGAGTTACCGTTCGTAAACGAAGATGTCAGGTTGGCCAGCTGTTGCGCCTGCGCTTGCAGGTCGGGACTGGTCGGGTAATAGTTGCCGCCACCTTCGCTCGACCAGGAGTAAGCCGCATAGCCGCGGAATAAAAAGGACAGATCGCCCCAGCGTCCGGTCCATTGTATGGGCGGTGCGATGGACAAATAGGTTTGTGGGCTCCAGTAACCGCCGTAGCCGAACGTATAATGGCGCTGATTATTGGAGAATCTCCAATACATGCCGGCAATGCCTACTGTTAAACGCATGTTCGGTTGGTCGATGAGCGCCCAGTCCACGCCGGTGCGCAGCATGATGTCGGCGTTTGATTGTACATTTTTCCCTTCCAGGTAATGCGCCGCTCCCTGAGCGAAGAGTCCGAGACGGCCTTGGTCGATACCCATATAGATGCCGCCGCCATTCGCTTTGACGCCCCCCCATACTTCGCCGGTTACCGGGTCGTGAGCTCCCGCGTAGGATAATAAACTGTTGGGTAACGCGCGCCGCGCCAGATCCCAGGAGTAGTACCCTTTTCCCCAGCTTCCGGAGTGATGCACGCCGCCGACAACCGTGGTGACCGGAAAGCCGAGCGGCGTAGTGCCGATGTCGAAACGCCAGTTATCGTTTTTGTAGCCGACTGCGATCGGCGCGCCCGATGCGGTTTGATTGATGGAGCCGGATAAGGCGTTTTGGTCTGTAATATTGCCAGCATAAAATTGTGTGGCCAATGCATTTGGCCCCATGGTGGCATTATTACAACCCATTCCCTGGATCTGCGACAACTGCTGTGAAGATAATTGCTGTGATGAGGGTAACGCCTGTTGATTTTTTTGTGTGATTGCTGCAGTGGATGCGCAAAGCGCATTAATTTTTCCGAATTGGTTCGCAGTGGAGAATTGAGTCAGGTCCAGTTGTCCAGCGAACACATTGGCATAATCGGTCTGTACAAACACATGCCCGCTATAGCCTAGCGGGTATTGCATGTACACCGGCGCCTCCAGGTTGGTTACCTGTGACATGCCGGGCGTTCCTGAGAGGCTTCTGTAATCCACGCCGCTGGTGACATAACCATAGCGCCGCTGCTCGATTTTCTGGATTTCCAGCGCAGCCTCGCCGACAAGCGTCGCATCTTCCGGGCTGGTTTGCTTCCCGGATACGCTCTGTTTTTCGACCTGCCGTAAATAACCCAGCGCGCTTTCGTATTCCTTCGCCTTTTTTTCGATATTGGCGGCTTGCAGCAAGGTTTTTTTGTCGTTGGGCCGGGTGCGCAGCAAGTCGTTGATGATTTCGCGTGCATGCGTGAAATCATCTTCCTCGGCCAACTGTTCGGCCAGCGTGAGCCGGTTGCCGCGATCTCCTGTGGGAATTTCCTTGCCTAATCGGGCGATTTCGTCCCGAGCCTCTTCCTCTTTTCCCATCTTGCGCAGCGCTTTGGCATGGGACAGGCGCGTGTCATAACCTTTGGGATTTCCGGCGATCAGTTTTTGGTATATCTCGCCGGCTTCTTCGGACTTGTCTCCCAGATAGAGAATATCGGCCAGCGTAGCGAGCAGGCCGATATCATCGGGTTGCTGCTCCAGGGTTTTATGCAGCAAGGCTTCCGCTTCGTCACTCCGGCCCTCGCCGCGCAGTTCCCAGGCGGTGCGAACGGCATACATGCGTTTAAGGTCGAGCAGACTTTCTTTCTGCTGTTTTGTCAGGTTGTTTTTAGTTTCGATGGCGGCGACTTTTTCGCTGAATTCTACGTTGCGTTCCGCTTTATACAGCAATCGCGCATAGCGTAAAGCATTATCGGTTGCGAGCGAAGGTTCGGCGTTTGCTTGCAGGCGTTTGCCCAGCGCCAGCGCGCGGTTGGATTCATTGATATCAGTCCATCCTTCCGCGCACTCCCAGGCCAGTTCCGGCGTGTCCCTGGCCTGGGTTTCGGCATGGAGCGACAATTTGACGGCGGCGCTGTGTTTTCCGTTCAGTTGCGCCTGTACGGCTTGCGCCAAATCGGCGCGAACGGAGGATTTAAGCGCCAGCGCCTTTATCGAATCGGAGCGTTGTTCCGGTGCTATGCTCTCGATCGCCGCGCTGGCGCCGTTGTTGTCGCCCTGGCCGCTTAAAAACAGCGCTTCGGCATAACGGTTTTCCACGTCGCCGGCGGCGGGATCGTCGAACAGTTTTTTGGCTTTGCCGGCCAGCCCCTCGCGGGCGTACTGGTTGGCGAGGTCATAGCGCAGCCAGGGCGATGCCGGAATATCGTTCAAGCCGTTTTCCAGCACGCTCAGCGCCTGTTTGTTCCTGCCTTGTTTCAATAAATCGTCGCTTTCCGCACGCAGCAGGCCGGCGCGGGCGCCTGCGATATCTCCGGCCTGCTGCGGGTGCGCCTGGGCATAGTTTTCAGCATATTGCAGCGCTTCCGCCCGGCTTCCGTTTGCCGCCATGATATCCAGGACGCCGTTTACCGCGCGCGAATTGACGGGATCGGCCAGCAATACGGCGTCGAACAGCTCCCGCGCGCGCGCGTTATTGCCGGCCTCCTGCTCGAGCTTTGCCAGCGTCAGTTGCGCCTCTCTGTTCGAGGTATCCAGTTGCAAGGCTTTACCGAGCAGATTCCGCGCTTCCTCCGCTTGCTGCTTTTCGCGTGCAGCTTCGGCGTTGCGTATCAGGTTGTCGACTTCATCTGCCCGTTGCTGCTTGCGCCGCGAAGCGATTTCCGCTGCCGATATCTGTTTATAGGGTACGGGTTGATCGGGAAAGGCGGCGGTAAACGCGTTGAAATAGCGTTCGGTATGCGCATTGCGTTCCAGGTTGGACAGTCCGTCGTTCCAAACCTTGAGTAAGGATTCGCGCCTGATATCGTCGCGTTGCGTTAGCATCGCGACTTTGTCGAGGCCCCTGAGCAGGGTTGCCGGGTTATCGACCAGCAAAACAGCCAGCTCCAGTGGCGGGCGCGGGTCGTTCGGCATTTCCTTGCCCAGACGTTCGAGGCCGGCTTTCGCTTCGGCCTGATGGCCGTTGGCGCGCCCCAGCATGTGGTAATACATGAGGCCCAGTTCGCCGTGCGGCGCGCCATTCGGAAACAAGGCGCGCAGTGCGCGTATCGCCGGCTCCATGCGGCTCGGCCCAACCCGGCCCAGAAAGTCCACGGTTGCCAGGGCCATGCGGTCTTTGGTGGCTATCCGATAGGCGTCTTCCAGTTCGTGCGTCGCCTCGGCGTCGGGAAATCGCGATTGCAATTGCTGTAACAGTTCCAGCGCCTGCGGGCTGTGATTTGCTTTCAGTTCCAGCTCGCCTATGCGCGCCAAAATCGCAGGATTGTCCGGTTCGAGCAGGCGCGCCTTGTTGGCGGCTTCGAGGGCAAGATCCAGGCGGTCTTTCACGACCCAGAGACGGGCGCTGTCCAGCAGCCTGCCAACCGGCGTATTCGAGGCGGATGCCTCGGGCGATCCCTGTTCCTTGTCGTCGCGGCGGCGGTTATTGTTCGTTCGTTGCTCGATGACGGCATCGGTGGATGCAACGCTGCTGCGAGCTATGAAAAATGCCAGGCACATTATCAGAAACAGTGTAGCGGCAGCCGAACACAGGCTAATGACAATCACTTCGCGCAACCGGAATCGGGATGGATTTTCCGCGATCGGAGGATGAAGGTGCGAAGCGTCGGCTTTTTGCGCGTCCTCCAATTGTCGAACCAGGGTTTCCAGCTGTTTGAGGCGACTATTGAGCGCGTCACTTTTTTCGATGCCGGACCTTTCATCCCTGCGACCGGGCGCGTCCCGGCGTCCCAGGTCAGGCTGCACATCCGAAGTTGGGAGGCTTTTGAAGTCAGCACCAGTAGCTGGCGGCTCCGGGTGCGGATGATGGGAAGTATCGCGCTGTTTTGCTGCTGCGAGTTGTCTGCCCAGGTTTTCGATCAGCGCCTGCGCCGCTTGTTGCCGTGCATGGCGTTTTTTTTCGGCAGTTGCGTTTTGCCGCTGGGTTTGCTGCCGTAGCTTTTCCGCGCGCAGTTGTAAATCATTGCACTCTGCCCGCGTGTTGGCGTGCGCAATGATTTCCTGCTCAGCGGCTTCCTGCCAGCGTTGAACGCTTTCCTGCGCTTGCCTGGCGCTGTTTGCCGCTATTTTTTTTGACTCGGCCAGCCGGGATTTTTCCGTGGTCAGGAGTTCGAGCTGCTGATTTCTGGAGGCGAGCGCTGCATGCAGATCCCCGGAAGTAGTTTGCAGTTGCTCAAGGTGTTTGCTAATCAAGCCAATCCGCTCCCTGTAGCTGCTTTGCTCGGAAAGCGTATCGGCGATGAGGAGCCTGATTTGTTCTGTTTCCGCTGTATTTTCCGGTAATGCCGCATCAGCGGGAAGCGACAGCCCATGTATGTGTGCGGCCGGTCTTTTTTTTGTTTCTTCAATGAGTTTATTGATGCCGGCTTCTATTTGCGCCAGCTCCGGTTTGGCAGCGGTTTGAGCTGCGCGCCCAGTTGTGGCGGTTGCGGTTGGTGTTGCTTGCCGTCGAGTATCCTGGTGATGCGCCGCATGATGCAGGAGGGAGAGGCGAAGTGCATCGCTGTCTGCCGGTCCTGGTTGATTTCCCCTGGTTATTTCATCGGGTAACGGTTGGAGCGAGTCGTCTTCGTACATCAGAGGGTTAAACAACGACCAGCGACGGCGCCGCTTTATGATATTCCGACCCGTTCAATGCATTATTTACCGGTCTATGGGGAAGCATGCTTGAGTTCACGGCGCTTTTCACTTCCGGGTTAATCTTATGTTTACTCGGACGGCAAGCTCAGTGGGGAAATATCGCGGCAACCTGGGTGGCGTTCAGCGTGTTCGCATTCGGCAGATTCCTGCCGTCTGCCAGTTCTTCCGGGATAAACGGCTTTAAAACAGTCCCGGCCATCGCGCCGGCGTCAAATTCAAAAACGGCGCTCATTATTTGTTGTACATCGGGTATCTCCGTTTCTGTTTCTTTGGCGTCGGTGCGTGTTAGTGATGCGGCTGGATGATAGTCGCCAGACTCTTCCTGTAACAATTGACCGGTAATTGCTGAGAGGTGTGCTGCTGCCGACCGAATACCGTGCAATTGCGCGGTGATCTGGCGCATGGGGAGCGTCGTCCCATCGGTAGCGGCATATATGGCCAAACCTGCTATCAAAACGCTGACGCTCAGCGTGCTCAGCCCTGCAGCAATGACGGCGCGCATACGTCGGCCGCCGTTGTTGTCAACAATGTTGTTTTTTGTGTAGCCGGCATGGTCATGATCCAATGAAGAGGTGCCGTCAACCGGGCTTGCAGCGGTAACGATGTCCGCGCGGGACATGCTTAATTCGGCCAGCTTGCTTATATTGGACTCCAGTTGATCTGCGCGGCTTGACAAGGTATCTATTTCGCCGGGATTCCGGCGCCACTGGATGGAGCCGTCATTGGAGGATGGGGATAACGCGAATTTGTTCTGCCAGTTTTTAACCGCCGCTTTTTGCGCGTGCGAAACGTAATGGCTTGGCTCTTTCGATCCTGCACCGTCTTCGCGGGCGGCTTTGCTTAAGTCGTCCTTTACATTCTGCCAGACCAGTTGATGATTTTTTCCTTCCTGCCCGGTAGGTTGCGACAATCGGCGCAGTTTGCGGGGAAAGTGCGAGGCGCCGTCGTTAATTGCAATAGGCGCCGCAAGCGCTGCCGCTACCGAGCGGGGTAATGTTGTCGCTATCGGCTTGAAACGTTCCTGTCCAGGTTGTTGGTTACGCTCGGCAGCGCCTTGACGAAGTATGAACGGTTTGACGTTCAGGATATTGGAATGTTTCCGCTCAACTTGAGACATGCCCACGGCGAATAGGGGGTGTGGAGCCGGCTCATTATGAGGTGTACTGTCAGGTTCCGTCCGGGTGTTGTCCGGGTGCTCATTTTCGCTATCCGTTTGCAAAGCGGCTGCCATTCCTTCCTGTTTTGCGCTATGCGGGGCCATCTGCTGCTTGAATCCATCAATTAACCGTTGCGTCGCCTGAGTTTGAACGTTGAGCGCCTGAATGAAGGTCGCCGCCTGTTGCGACTGGTTCTGCAGCTCTTTGGTCAGATTCTCGATTTGCGCGCGCGTTGATTGTTCCAGTTCGTACATCTCTTTATGGAAGGCCGCGGCATGCCGCTTGACCTCCTGATCAAGTTGTTCCAGTCCGTTCAGTAACGCGTCGCGGTCAGCGGCGGTAATGGCATGCGCGTTTATTTCTTCCGTTGCCGCCGCCTGCCATGCGCGGCTGTTTTCCAATGCCTTGGATGCGTTGTTTTCAGCGGTTTTTACCGTTTCGTTTAATTGCAGTTTTTCCTCGGTTAGTGCGGCTATCACTTCGTCTTTTTTGGCGATTTCGCCATTCAGTTCTTTTATGCGCGTCTGCAGGGTTTCGATCTGCGCGCTGAGCGCTTCGATTTTTTCCTGCAATTCCACTCGCAGCCGTTCTTCGTTTTGAGCCTGTTGCAATAGCCGCTCTTTTGCGGCGATTGCAACGTCTCGTTCCGTTTCGGCGCTTTCTCTGGCGCGGACGGCCTGTTCGCGCTCGTTAATCGCCGTCAGCGAGGTCTGGATATCGGTCAGTGAGGAGACGCGTCTATTGGCTTCCGCGCGGAGTTTTTGGATTTGCATTTCTATTTGCGAGGCATCGGGCGCTCTTGATGCGCGTGCGTCGGCGGTTGGGGTCCCTGAACCGGTTTTCACTGCGTCGGAGACGTCCGGAGTATGGCCTTTTACAGCCAGCGCGCATTCGGGCAGGCCGCGTTCTTGCAAACACCCATTGATACGCGCCAGTATATCGGCTTCGAAGGCTTCGCCGTTGATGGCGGATGGAAGCGAGAACGTTCTGGATTCATGGTTTAGCGCGTACCGGCGGCGCAGGCTGATTGACCAGGCCAGCTTGCCCTCGGCGCGATGCGCGCAGGATATGGCCATCATTCGACACCCTGCATCTGTCTGGCGCAGGGCTGCAATCAGCGCAACGGTAAAGTCTTTTTGACAGTCGGTCAATAACGTCATTTCTTCGTTACCGGCCGATACGATTTCGATATGGCTCCATCCGGCGTGCCTGATATCCTGGGCATAGGTATCGTCCCCTGATTCGGAAAGCGCCGCTTCCTCGTTTTCGGTGATGATGGGGCCAAAGTCATCGTACCAGATGCTTCCTGCATGGTAAGGGTGTTCTGTTCCGTTTTGATCAACAAATATCCCGCCGCTTTCCCTGAAAGAGTTCGACTCGGCCAGCAGTCTTGTCTGTTCGGGTGACATGCTGATCGAAGCAATGCTGAATTTTGGCATTATCCTACCCTCCTCTTTAAGATTTACCGGCGGTTTGTGACTTGGCAACCATTGATAAATATAACATGTTTGTACTATTCGAATGTGTTAATTCGGTTAAATTCAACGTGAATAAAATCCTTGTCTTAATCTGTTTGCCTGATGAAATCCGCCGTGCGGACAGGAGTATCTTCGATCAGTCCGCCGCAGTCGACAGGTCGGGGAGATCATGGCGTTTTACATGCTTTCGTTTTGCTCCACACCGTCGTCAGCGAGCCGTCATCGGCAAACTGAAAGCGTTGTTCGTATCCGCCCAGACCGAATAGCGATAGAGCCTGATCGTAATAGGCGTTGGAGTTTTCTGCGAACGGCAGCGCTGCGATACGGTGTTTCTGTTCGGTAACCGCATTGGGCGCGCCGGAAGCCTGAAGAAAACCCAGCAGGGCTGCCGAAAATCCGGCCGGGCCTGTATTTTCGGCCACGCCGGTTGCAGTGTCGACGCGTTCCGGCGGTACGCCGTGTGTCTCGGTATATTGCTTCATACCCGCCAGCTTTTCCAATAGCTGGATACGGAACGGATCTGATGCCGGCATCAGCCCGCCCCACAGGTAGACGCGTATCGCGTCGTAGCCGCCTATGCCGGCTGTCTGCTTATCGGGCGCAAAACCTTCGTGTGTGCGGAAAAGCAGCCAGTCGGGCGAAAAACCGCGCGAAGTTTGCAGCAGTATGCGCCGGGATGTGGCCAGCAGCTCCGGCCAGCGCGACTGTGGCAGCGCGACGGCAAAACGCTTGAGCAGGGGGAGGGGCAGGTAGCTG of Candidatus Methylospira mobilis contains these proteins:
- the bcsA gene encoding UDP-forming cellulose synthase catalytic subunit; its protein translation is MSNLAAPEEWLLRLFVLPGPEEAGSNVMAKIRQWLQTLISRLPLPTDRQIADTLEKLDNTAFSSPPLLKAALLTSAVVFTTVVITTPLDRTQQLLFFLATWGFALLIKDAPGVLPTVILVMLAELATLRYAIWRVSQTMELNTWGDRVFGVLLLFAEAYTWLITLLSFLQSVRPLRRPPLPMPVNIDSWPSVDIFIPTYNEPLDVVRTTVYAAQGIDWPAGKIRVYVLDDGKRDEFRHFSEQTGVGYITRSNNAHAKAGNLNHALTLTQGEYIAIFDCDHIPTRSFLQVSMGWLIGHPRRALLQTPHHFFSADPFERNLNTFRQVPNEGYLFNRLIQDGNDLWNAAFFCGSCAILKRAPLEEIGGIAVETVTEDAHTALKLHRRGYESIYLNIPLAAGLATESLSAHVGQRIRWARGMVQIFRSDNPLLGKGLSLSQRLCYGNATLHFFYGIPRLIFLFAPQAYLFFELHFIHTEAAILLFYVLPYIFHSNLTNARIQGRFRHSFWAEVYETVLAWYITLPTTLALFNPKLGKFNVTPKGGLIEQSFVDWRIAAPYLALLGINLSGFLVGIGRLLWWNRFEMDVVLMNLGWTLYNLTVLGTAFSVATEARQVRKSHRVPAEMPAVLYLPDGRTWHCKTHDFSTTGLALSHPSGAEVSKGELVSVGLYRGDQEFAFPARVEFVNEEHINVHLMHQSIEQQARFIHCTFSRADVWADWHTTLLQDSPLNSLLEVLKQAIRGYRRLYGKLIDYTIKKH
- the bcsQ gene encoding cellulose biosynthesis protein BcsQ, whose product is MFVVAIVSASGGTGKTSLTANLASLLTRREQPVLAVELDPSNRLGLYLGLTVRNPTGIVDLSADQTWHHAAQRNADHVNLLHFGHGVNTHRTHEKLSVIESRGVRDFLLDLSPPSGCIVLIDTQRAPSLCFDCALAAADLILHVITAQPGCFEDIAVMHAHYERRFSAEPEHAPGLFHVLNKVNSAKLLSDDIIGILRVRLKSKMLRYAIHQDEAIPEAMASNQCVADYAPHSQASHDLQGLADWLLAQPAH
- the bcsE gene encoding cellulose biosynthesis protein BcsE, which produces MKFSIAKRKHATLNIGIDCLPESVSTIYPGQLYGICVRNRNIRETLTAGTIARAWREGVRAVVISSRPEIWAGLIEKMAPGIAETLSHGKPLVLESTGDYQELLKKYSLNKLLEELDDTGIPAGSLIIMDEAEGLFSWNDLKLVRRQGLIFRAWVREWKHSGLFVFHKLHFESPGAGAIRVQCNCLDGVAELDADMLRLNWRIDHWNTPGGSRVEARSYGVSYNEEQQSLSADGSAMDALAQQLLYAPDEDQVLTTVDALFNEKSVPPEWQRYERFSDLLQAVQHAVAATVILPYSNSVKFATLAETTHLIRETAGRGLKIVIREKNKRLRYNQNMALMQLGANLIVHNYESFSHLLWCIDSLKGQCFGKKAVMSYEDLLSESIPVEVNGYLRPQKFCDFVQTTLDRTHDINIQHALISLDLLPGRSHIDALLAYHPKRKGDVMTADNASLFIFFFACREPDIDTALERSLNVSINDLFLHETRMTNSEDINASIQRLRKLAAQTHLVDYTSELYTYNNVS